One genomic region from Nymphaea colorata isolate Beijing-Zhang1983 chromosome 10, ASM883128v2, whole genome shotgun sequence encodes:
- the LOC116263003 gene encoding putative AC transposase, with the protein MNNAFKKLDSKPSMDMALIPTAQAIDIGLGASDKGNTVPSVKPKKKSMTSFFLRFFETAADGKSRRCKFCKQSYSIATATGNLGRHLNNRHPGYDQQGDSVGPAILAPSSSKKAQLPTKQPSLDLDHLNWLLLKWLIGGSLSPSAFEDAGLIDAFKFLSSSVKFWSKAKAQSVIVDAFKSMREDVRMFLRQVSSKISITLDFWASYEKVPYMSVTGSWIDENWCAQKVLLDVVHIPYPHGGLEIYHSLFKILEMFDINSRILACTYDNNQNAIIACRMLKDYLDDLKMPFTHIPCGAHTLNLIIEDGLRSVKATISKVRECVIEMNASPEIAQDFCELASSCQEGSWKFPLDASVRWTGHYMMLDVAAKAHTAMDAVIMKNEKILGRNQMTSAEKMAVDRTQRYLEPFYKTTNNLCASKFPTIGLVLFFMDNVVEMISTCRDSRYDQEWLKAAAVDMGNKALKYSSQVYNLYTYISAILDPRIKGELVPMDLNSERNLEAARNLFVMNYSSGHFTTISNGYGSQENEEAGNSVVSFAEEIARKRRRVSMSSATDELTQYLSEPPVPMPTDILDWWKVNSTRYPRLAVMARDYLAIQPTSVPPENLFSTVGDTEDKQRLCLSHDNAQVILCVRSWMKSGFKIRAGQLD; encoded by the exons ATGAATAATGCATTTAAAA AGCTGGACAGCAAACCATCCATGGACATGGCACTTATTCCAACTGCTCAGGCAATTGATATTGGATTGGGTGCTTCTGATAAAGGAAATACTGTTCCCAGTGTCAAGCCAAAGAAGAAATCAATGACATCCTTTTTCCTAAGGTTTTTTGAAACGGCTGCAGATGGGAAAAGTCGTCGATGCAAGTTCTGCAAACAAAGCTATTCAATTGCTACTGCTACTG GTAATCTGGGAAGGCACCTTAATAATCGACATCCTGGATATGACCAGCAAGGTGACTCTGTTGGCCCAGCCATTCTGGCTCCTTCATCATCCAAGAAGGCCCAGCTTCCTACCAAACAACCATCCCTAGATCTTGACCATCTTAATTGGTTGCTACTTAAGTGGCTTATTGGTGGCTCGCTTTCCCCATCAGCCTTTGAGGATGCAGGTCTTATAGATGCCTTCAAATTCCTCAGTTCATCGGTGAAGTTTTGGTCAAAAGCAAAGGCACAATCTGTAATTGTTGATGCCTTCAAGAGCATGAGAGAGGATGTGAGAATGTTCTTACGGCAGGTGAGCAGTAAGATATCTATTACCCTTGATTTCTGGGCTTCTTATGAGAAAGTACCCTATATGAGTGTCACGGGGAGTTGGATTGATGAAAACTGGTGCGCCCAGAAGGTTCTTCTTGATGTTGTTCACATACCATATCCGCATGGAGGACTGGAGATTTACCACTCACTGTTTAAGATACTGGAGATGTTTGATATCAATAGTAGGATCCTTGCATGCACGTATGATAACAATCAGAATGCAATTATTGCTTGCCGCATGCTGAAAGACTACTTAGATGATCTGAAGATGCCATTTACCCACATCCCCTGTGGAGCTCATACACTTAACCTAATTATCGAGGATGGGCTGCGATCTGTTAAAGCTACCATTTCAAAGGTTCGGGAATGTGTTATTGAGATGAATGCTTCACCTGAAATTGCTCAAGATTTCTGTGAGTTGGCATCATCTTGTCAAGAAGGTTCATGGAAATTTCCTCTTGATGCCTCTGTGCGTTGGACTGGTCACTACATGATGCTTGATGTCGCAGCCAAG GCACATACTGCAATGGATGCTGTTATcatgaagaatgaaaaaatacTTGGAAGGAACCAGATGACTTCTGCAGAGAAGATGGCAGTTGACCGCACACAGAGATATCTGGAACCATTTTATAAAACTACAAACAATCTCTGTGCCAGCAAATTTCCAACAATTGGTCTAGTTCTCTTTTTCATGGACAATGTCGTGGAAATGATAAGCACTTGCAGAGATTCTCGTTATGATCAAGAGTGGCTGAAAGCTGCTGCAGTAGATATGGGTAACAAAGCACTGAAGTATAGCAGCCAGGTTTATAATTTGTACACATACATTTCTGCAATTCTTGATCCCAGAATCAAAGGGGAGCTTGTACCTATGGATTTAAACAGCGAGAGAAATCTGGAGGCTGCCAGAAACCTCTTTGTGATGAATTATTCATCTGGGCATTTCACAACAATATCAAATGGTTATGGCAGTCAGGAAAACGAGGAAGCTGGCAACTCTGTTGTTTCTTTTGCAGAGGAGATAGCACGCAAAAGACGGAGGGTGAGCATGAGCAGTGCAACTGATGAGCTGACTCAATATTTATCTGAGCCTCCAGTACCCATGCCAACTGATATTCTGGACTGGTGGAAGGTGAACAGCACACGGTATCCTCGTCTTGCTGTTATGGCTCGTGATTATTTGGCAATTCAGCCAACATCTGTGCCACCCGAGAATCTGTTTTCTACAGTGGGTGACACTGAAGATAAGCAACGACTATGCCTGTCACACGACAATGCACAAGTGATCTTGTGTGTTCGGTCGTGGATGAAGAGTGGGTTCAAGATTCGGGCTGGTCAGTTGGATTAG
- the LOC116262822 gene encoding probable transmembrane ascorbate ferrireductase 4 isoform X1, translating to MDKGTVCSPSSTLTTAALKSKENKRTSKTFLLGVSACGVPWLLSPSHSMLCSSLLDSHLSLWQCWCSSGRSDSGHPSCFLLPPRRTQSTVLHPLVMVIGFILVSGEAILIHKALPSWSRNFKKSLHLFLQAVALGLGFFGIWIKFYKYKGFANFYSLHSWMGLICMCLFVSQWIVGFMSFWHRGEVRGVRVYVLPWHVFVGLYTYALSVATAETGLLEKLTFLQGKGQRVGRRSIPRKRKRVHAR from the exons ATGGATAAAGGAACAGTGTGCAGCCCCAGCTCCACTTTAACCACTGCAGCGTTAAAGAGTAAAGAGAACAAGAGAACAAGCAAGACTTTCCTTCTTGGTGTCTCCGCTTGCGGCGTTCCATGGCTACTTTCACCAAGCCATTCTATGCTCTGCTCTTCCTTGCTAGACTCACATCTGTCATTGTGGCAGTGCTGGTGCTCATCTGGGCGTTCAGATTCAGGACATCCTTCCtgcttccttcttcctccaagACGGACACAGTCTACA GTGTTGCACCCTCTTGTAATGGTCATCGGCTTCATACTTGTCAGTGGGGAAG CTATTCTTATACATAAAGCTCTGCCAAGTTGGTctagaaatttcaagaaatctCTGCATCTATTTCTGCAAGCAGTGGCTCTGGGTTTAGGATTCTTCGGCATCTGGATCAAGTTCTATAAGTACAAGGGTTTTGCCAATTTCTACAGCCTGCATTCTTGGATGGGCTTGATCTGTATGTGCTTGTTTGTCTCCCAG TGGATCGTTGGATTCATGAGTTTTTGGCACAGAGGAGAAGTGCGTGGAGTGAGGGTTTATGTCCTGCCATGGCATGTCTTTGTTGGCCTCTACACATATGCATTGTCCGTGGCAACAGCTGAAACTGGGCTCCTGGAGAAGCTCACATTCTTGCAGGGCAAAG GCCAAAGAGTTGGCAGAAGAAGTATtccgagaaaaagaaaaagagttcaTGCTCGCTAG
- the LOC116262822 gene encoding probable transmembrane ascorbate ferrireductase 4 isoform X2: MATFTKPFYALLFLARLTSVIVAVLVLIWAFRFRTSFLLPSSSKTDTVYSVLHPLVMVIGFILVSGEAILIHKALPSWSRNFKKSLHLFLQAVALGLGFFGIWIKFYKYKGFANFYSLHSWMGLICMCLFVSQWIVGFMSFWHRGEVRGVRVYVLPWHVFVGLYTYALSVATAETGLLEKLTFLQGKGLVLRNSPESMVVNFLGLGLSLLGALVILAAVCQNPTNIAHIIGK, translated from the exons ATGGCTACTTTCACCAAGCCATTCTATGCTCTGCTCTTCCTTGCTAGACTCACATCTGTCATTGTGGCAGTGCTGGTGCTCATCTGGGCGTTCAGATTCAGGACATCCTTCCtgcttccttcttcctccaagACGGACACAGTCTACAGT GTGTTGCACCCTCTTGTAATGGTCATCGGCTTCATACTTGTCAGTGGGGAAG CTATTCTTATACATAAAGCTCTGCCAAGTTGGTctagaaatttcaagaaatctCTGCATCTATTTCTGCAAGCAGTGGCTCTGGGTTTAGGATTCTTCGGCATCTGGATCAAGTTCTATAAGTACAAGGGTTTTGCCAATTTCTACAGCCTGCATTCTTGGATGGGCTTGATCTGTATGTGCTTGTTTGTCTCCCAG TGGATCGTTGGATTCATGAGTTTTTGGCACAGAGGAGAAGTGCGTGGAGTGAGGGTTTATGTCCTGCCATGGCATGTCTTTGTTGGCCTCTACACATATGCATTGTCCGTGGCAACAGCTGAAACTGGGCTCCTGGAGAAGCTCACATTCTTGCAGGGCAAAGGTTTGGTGTTAAGGAACTCTCCAGAGTCCATGGTTGTTAATTTCTTAGGTCTTGGGCTGTCTCTGCTCGGTGCCCTTGTCATCCTTGCTGCTGTATGTCAAAACCCTACTAACATCGCTCACATTATTGGAAAGTAA